The following are from one region of the Indicator indicator isolate 239-I01 chromosome 14, UM_Iind_1.1, whole genome shotgun sequence genome:
- the NFYB gene encoding nuclear transcription factor Y subunit beta, with protein sequence MDGDSSTTDASQLGIAGDYIGGSHYVIQPHDDTEDSMNDHEDTNGSKESFREQDIYLPIANVARIMKNAIPQTGKIAKDAKECVQECVSEFISFITSEASERCHQEKRKTINGEDILFAMSTLGFDSYVEPLKLYLQKFREAMKGEKGIGGTVTTGDSLSEELTEEAFTNQLPAGLITTDGQQQNVMVYTTSYQQISGVQQIQFS encoded by the exons ATGGATGGTGATAGCTCCACGACAGATGCTTCTCAGTTAGGAATTGCTGGGGATTACATTGGTGGCAGTCACTATGTGATACAGCCTCATGATG ACACAGAGGATAGCATGAATGATCACGAAGATACAAATGGCTCAAAAGAGAGTTTTAGAGAACAAGATATATATCTTCCAATTGCAAATGTGGCAAGGATAATGAAAAATGCCATACCCCAAACAGGAAAG ATTGCTAAGGATGCAAAAGAATGCGTGCAAGAGTGCGTAAGTGAATTCATCAGCTTTATAACGTCAGAAGCAAGTGAGAGGTGTcaccaagagaaaagaaagaccaTCAATGGAGAGGATATTCTCTTTGCCATGTCAACCTTGGGGTTCGACAGCTATGTTGAACCTTTGAAGTTATACCTCCAAAAATTCAGAGAG gcaatgaaaggagaaaagggaattgGGGGAACAGTTACAACTGGAGACAGTCTAAGTGAGGAGCTCACAGAGGAAGCATTTA CTAACCAGTTGCCAGCAGGCTTAATAACTACAGATGGCCAACAGCAGAATGTTATGGTCTACACAACATCATATCAACAG aTCTCTGGTGTTCAACAAATTCAGTTCTCATGA